The Listeria welshimeri serovar 6b str. SLCC5334 genome has a window encoding:
- a CDS encoding AAA family ATPase, with amino-acid sequence MKLFLKTFRMIGIEKNYGFNFKKGLNFISGPTSTGKTTIFELIDYALGAKQHKSYIEVGQKCTDIELEIILDNTTYKIKRRLFDYKLPVLIEIFDEANQKFLEYGIFDVENSDNEKSLSSFLLSKLGLGGVKIANQNLSFRDLFKYSYLKQIEIDNEDILSSESNPMLNNKRKSTFEIIFNFYDQLLGELKSKLKESQEELKNETLRYEGIETFLKTSNIENFESVKLRRNEINQQIIELKALLGDKSNHKSEGISNPKVQELNATVRLKKINLKKHYDELNDKEEYIGKLRLLSNQYESDIAKLDATIMGIKGVNKYEFLICPNCMKPLEKHQNKANCHLCGDNMDEIVENTLILKTEKKNTVKKRNELEKHISYEVTEKINLQKVIKKLNDNLNSDERTLEELTEEYVNPFIEEISLINMILGKYYKELDGLENSLRFIKELNRLTLLLSDKEKEVDRLKKQIKGKANLNDKVSTFNLLSTRFSKILKEFQFPKLEKAYVNPKDYLPYVRERKYNSLGSLGAVTLITMAYYLSIFVETEDDTYNHLNLLMIDTPRKNLGTSSQNEEFQDEEIYNSVIKYFISLDKTSSEEMQLLIINNGYPDFLPKKDLIVEFSSDGRVGLIDDI; translated from the coding sequence ATGAAACTTTTTTTAAAGACATTTAGAATGATTGGCATAGAAAAAAATTATGGTTTCAACTTTAAAAAAGGATTGAATTTTATTTCTGGTCCTACATCTACAGGAAAAACAACAATTTTTGAATTAATAGATTATGCACTTGGAGCCAAACAACATAAATCTTACATAGAAGTTGGTCAAAAGTGCACAGATATAGAATTAGAAATAATTTTAGATAATACAACTTATAAAATAAAAAGACGATTGTTTGATTATAAACTTCCTGTACTTATAGAAATTTTTGACGAAGCGAATCAAAAATTCTTAGAATATGGTATATTTGATGTAGAAAATTCAGATAATGAGAAATCTTTGTCAAGTTTTTTGTTATCTAAATTAGGGTTGGGTGGTGTTAAAATAGCAAATCAAAATTTAAGTTTTAGAGATTTATTTAAGTACTCGTATTTAAAACAAATAGAAATTGACAATGAAGATATTTTATCATCTGAGAGTAATCCTATGCTTAACAATAAACGTAAATCAACATTTGAGATTATTTTTAATTTTTATGATCAATTATTGGGTGAGTTAAAATCTAAATTGAAAGAGTCTCAAGAAGAATTAAAAAATGAAACTTTACGTTATGAAGGAATTGAGACATTTTTAAAAACGTCTAATATCGAAAATTTTGAATCTGTTAAACTTAGAAGAAATGAGATAAATCAACAAATTATAGAATTGAAAGCATTGTTAGGAGATAAAAGCAATCATAAAAGTGAGGGGATTTCAAATCCAAAAGTCCAAGAACTAAATGCAACTGTACGTTTAAAGAAAATTAATTTAAAGAAACACTATGATGAATTAAATGATAAGGAGGAGTATATTGGTAAATTACGTTTACTTTCCAATCAATATGAAAGTGATATAGCAAAGTTAGATGCAACCATCATGGGAATAAAAGGAGTTAATAAATACGAATTTTTAATTTGTCCTAATTGTATGAAGCCTTTAGAAAAGCATCAAAATAAAGCAAACTGCCATTTATGCGGTGATAATATGGATGAAATTGTAGAGAACACTCTAATCTTAAAAACCGAAAAAAAGAATACTGTAAAGAAAAGAAATGAGCTTGAAAAACATATTTCATATGAAGTAACAGAAAAAATCAATCTACAAAAAGTGATTAAAAAACTCAATGATAATCTTAACTCGGATGAGCGAACCTTAGAAGAATTGACAGAAGAATATGTAAATCCTTTTATCGAAGAAATAAGTTTAATAAATATGATATTAGGTAAATACTACAAAGAGTTAGATGGTTTGGAAAATAGTTTGCGTTTTATCAAAGAACTAAATCGGTTGACCCTATTACTTTCAGATAAGGAAAAGGAAGTTGATAGGTTAAAAAAACAAATAAAAGGAAAAGCAAATTTAAATGATAAAGTGAGCACTTTCAATTTGTTAAGTACCAGATTTTCCAAAATTTTAAAAGAATTTCAATTTCCTAAACTGGAGAAAGCGTATGTTAATCCTAAGGATTATTTACCATATGTTAGAGAAAGAAAATATAATAGCTTAGGTAGCTTAGGTGCAGTGACATTGATTACAATGGCTTATTATCTGTCAATATTTGTTGAAACAGAAGACGATACGTACAATCATTTGAATTTATTAATGATTGATACTCCAAGAAAAAATCTTGGAACTTCATCCCAAAATGAAGAATTCCAAGATGAAGAAATATATAATTCGGTCATAAAATATTTTATTTCTTTAGATAAAACATCATCAGAGGAGATGCAGCTCCTTATAATAAATAATGGCTATCCTGATTTCTTACCAAAGAAAGATTTAATTGTTGAATTTTCCTCTGACGGACGAGTTGGGCTAATTGATGATATATAA
- a CDS encoding alpha/beta hydrolase family protein — MKLWKKITITLSAIVVILVALLFIGNDYEMNEERVTIPTNGGTLSAVVTTPKHDKPKGIIVFVHGDGAQEATQNGGYKPLMERFAKQGYISISWDKPGVGKSSGNWLNQSMDNRANEVNQVIEWMKVKYPDSTSKIGLWGASQAGWVIPKAMNANNDIDFSILAAPAINWMRQGEYNTGWQTKDAGKTTKEIKQAQQNFLSDSALISKNKTYESYKQNGGKEDMTPDRYNFIRKNMNQDATLDLSKVKAKIYLVLAEKDKNVDSAETKEVYTQQIKKENLETQTIPNVSHQMINPAIANSDLLINIVGLMVPKYFLVDDAYLDYCEKVVSQQ, encoded by the coding sequence ATGAAGCTTTGGAAAAAAATAACCATCACGTTAAGCGCAATTGTCGTCATTTTAGTAGCGTTACTTTTTATCGGAAATGATTATGAAATGAACGAAGAAAGAGTCACAATTCCCACTAATGGCGGAACACTCTCAGCGGTCGTCACTACTCCAAAACACGACAAACCAAAAGGCATTATCGTATTCGTGCATGGCGATGGAGCACAAGAAGCAACGCAAAATGGCGGCTATAAACCACTGATGGAGCGTTTTGCCAAACAAGGCTATATTTCTATATCTTGGGATAAACCAGGTGTCGGAAAGTCCTCTGGTAATTGGCTAAATCAGTCCATGGATAACCGCGCAAACGAAGTGAATCAAGTTATTGAGTGGATGAAAGTGAAGTACCCAGACAGTACTTCTAAAATTGGCTTATGGGGCGCAAGTCAAGCAGGTTGGGTAATTCCAAAAGCAATGAATGCAAATAATGACATTGACTTTTCAATACTTGCCGCCCCTGCCATCAATTGGATGCGCCAAGGAGAATACAATACCGGCTGGCAAACGAAAGATGCTGGTAAAACAACTAAAGAAATCAAGCAAGCACAACAAAATTTTCTCTCCGACAGCGCACTTATTTCTAAAAACAAAACCTACGAAAGCTACAAACAAAATGGCGGTAAAGAAGATATGACCCCGGATCGCTACAACTTCATACGCAAAAACATGAACCAAGATGCCACCCTAGACCTTTCAAAAGTAAAAGCAAAAATCTATCTCGTCTTAGCTGAAAAAGATAAAAATGTAGATTCAGCAGAAACAAAAGAAGTTTACACCCAACAAATAAAGAAAGAAAACCTAGAAACCCAAACCATCCCAAATGTCTCACATCAAATGATTAACCCTGCCATCGCTAATTCAGATTTACTCATCAATATTGTTGGCTTAATGGTTCCAAAATATTTTTTAGTAGATGATGCTTATCTAGATTATTGTGAAAAAGTAGTTTCTCAGCAGTAA
- the nadE gene encoding ammonia-dependent NAD(+) synthetase: MEIRKRILADMQVAETIDAHEEIRKSVEFLKAYLKKNTFLKSFVLGISGGQDSTLTGKLAQLAISEMRDETGDNEYQFFAVSLPYGTQLDESDRQDALNFMNPDNRLTVNIKASVDASVAALAEAGVELSDFAKGNEKARERMKVQYAIAAMHKGVVVGTDHSAEAVTGFYTKYGDGGTDINPLFRLNKRQGKALLKELGCPEHLYLKKPTADLEDNKPALPDEVALGVTYDQIDDYLEGKEVPADAAAKIENWFIKTEHKRHMAITIFDDFWK, from the coding sequence ATGGAAATCAGAAAAAGAATTTTAGCAGATATGCAAGTAGCAGAAACGATTGATGCACACGAAGAAATTAGAAAAAGTGTCGAGTTTTTAAAAGCATATTTAAAAAAGAATACGTTCTTAAAAAGCTTTGTTCTTGGGATTTCTGGGGGGCAAGATTCGACTTTAACAGGAAAGTTAGCACAGTTGGCGATAAGTGAAATGCGGGATGAAACAGGTGACAATGAATACCAGTTCTTCGCTGTGAGCTTGCCATACGGAACACAACTAGATGAATCGGACCGTCAAGATGCACTGAACTTTATGAATCCAGATAATCGCTTAACTGTGAACATTAAAGCTTCGGTTGACGCTAGTGTCGCGGCACTTGCGGAAGCGGGAGTTGAACTATCTGATTTCGCTAAAGGAAATGAAAAAGCGCGCGAACGGATGAAAGTACAATATGCGATTGCTGCGATGCATAAAGGCGTAGTGGTTGGAACCGATCACTCCGCAGAAGCAGTTACTGGCTTTTATACGAAATACGGCGACGGGGGAACGGATATTAATCCACTGTTCCGTTTGAATAAAAGACAAGGCAAGGCGCTTCTTAAAGAGCTTGGCTGCCCAGAACATTTATATTTGAAAAAACCGACTGCTGATTTAGAAGATAACAAGCCGGCACTTCCTGACGAGGTCGCGCTTGGTGTGACTTATGACCAAATTGACGATTACTTGGAAGGCAAAGAAGTCCCAGCAGATGCTGCGGCAAAAATTGAGAACTGGTTTATTAAAACCGAACATAAACGCCATATGGCAATTACGATATTTGACGATTTCTGGAAATAG
- a CDS encoding ABC-three component system middle component 2, whose translation MIEIIKGIGFQEYNLTIVRIVTFLSIMGEHHKKSITKDKLILLDFYLKYPELTNDFEKNMDFDTKYSYFHWKPNYRLYSAVLSDLKARKLVSCSSENGCYYITERGNEFVLDMKNTYVDKTKVVSEYINKKICKLSNKAITEDIEKILLKKRGYR comes from the coding sequence ATGATAGAAATTATTAAGGGAATAGGTTTTCAAGAATATAATTTGACCATAGTACGGATAGTCACTTTTTTATCGATAATGGGTGAACATCATAAGAAATCAATAACAAAGGATAAATTGATTTTACTTGATTTTTATTTAAAATATCCTGAATTGACTAATGATTTTGAAAAGAACATGGATTTTGATACTAAATATTCTTATTTTCATTGGAAGCCAAATTATCGTCTTTACTCTGCTGTTTTATCGGATTTAAAAGCTAGAAAATTAGTATCTTGTTCATCAGAAAATGGATGTTACTATATTACTGAGCGGGGAAATGAATTTGTGTTAGATATGAAAAATACTTATGTAGATAAAACAAAAGTTGTCAGTGAGTATATTAATAAAAAAATTTGTAAATTATCTAATAAAGCTATTACAGAAGACATAGAGAAAATACTTTTGAAAAAGAGAGGATATAGATAA
- a CDS encoding PTS sugar transporter subunit IIB codes for MQTLMIVCAGGATSSLMAQNVVKSATLDGMNAVLVFPEDVKYKDSFYEKYSERDLVVVMGPVGAITAGKFRDYKEQVDAVLVAPQVKYMYKTVEEVLGDLNIPCANIDSLDFGRMRGDKILTQGLALMGAKNSK; via the coding sequence ATGCAAACGTTGATGATTGTTTGTGCTGGTGGCGCAACGTCAAGCTTAATGGCGCAAAATGTAGTAAAAAGCGCTACTTTAGATGGAATGAATGCAGTTTTAGTATTTCCAGAAGATGTGAAATATAAAGATAGTTTTTATGAAAAATATAGCGAGCGGGATTTGGTGGTTGTGATGGGACCAGTTGGCGCTATTACAGCCGGGAAATTCCGTGATTATAAAGAACAAGTCGATGCAGTATTAGTAGCGCCACAAGTGAAATATATGTATAAAACAGTAGAAGAGGTTTTAGGAGATCTAAATATTCCTTGTGCTAATATTGATTCGCTTGATTTCGGTCGGATGCGGGGAGACAAGATTCTCACACAAGGTCTAGCCTTGATGGGTGCGAAAAATTCCAAATAA
- the guaA gene encoding glutamine-hydrolyzing GMP synthase — MFKIMKDFTEQEKIIVLDFGSQYNQLITRRIREFGVYSELHPHTITVEEMKALNPTGIIFSGGPNSVYDKDAFRADERIFDMGIPILGICYGMQLMTTHFDGKVERAKDREYGKADIHVENPSRLFAGLPTDQVVWMSHGDLVVEEPAGFEVTATSPSCPIAGIADEERLLYGVQFHPEVRHSVYGNELLKNFALNVCGCKGDWTMENFSEVEIAKIQEIVGDKKVLLALSGGVDSSVVGVLIHKAIGDQLTCIFVDHGLLRKGEADQVMATLQGEFNMNIIKVDAKKRFMDKLAGVSDPEQKRKIIGNEFIYVFDDEANKLDGVEFLAQGTLYTDIIESGTATAQTIKSHHNVGGLPEDMQFKLIEPLNTLFKDEVRALGTELGMPDAIVWRQPFPGPGLGIRVLGEITEEKLEIVRDSDYILREEIKKAGLEREIWQYFTALPNIRSVGVMGDGRTYDHTVVVRAVTSIDGMTADWARIPWDVLEKISVRIVNEVDHVNRVVYDITSKPPATVEWE; from the coding sequence TTGTTTAAAATTATGAAAGACTTTACCGAGCAAGAGAAAATTATCGTTCTAGATTTTGGTAGTCAGTACAATCAACTAATTACGCGCCGCATTCGTGAATTCGGTGTGTATAGTGAATTACATCCGCATACTATTACAGTTGAAGAAATGAAAGCACTAAATCCAACGGGGATTATTTTTTCAGGAGGACCTAACAGTGTGTATGACAAAGATGCTTTTCGCGCTGACGAAAGAATCTTTGACATGGGAATTCCGATTTTAGGAATTTGTTACGGCATGCAATTAATGACAACCCATTTCGATGGTAAAGTAGAACGTGCAAAAGATCGCGAATACGGGAAAGCGGATATTCATGTGGAAAATCCGAGCCGTTTATTTGCAGGACTTCCAACAGATCAAGTTGTCTGGATGAGTCACGGCGATTTAGTCGTTGAGGAACCAGCTGGTTTTGAAGTAACAGCAACTAGTCCATCTTGCCCAATTGCTGGAATTGCAGACGAAGAACGGTTACTATACGGCGTGCAATTCCACCCAGAAGTACGTCACTCTGTTTATGGAAACGAATTACTGAAGAATTTTGCATTAAACGTATGTGGATGTAAAGGCGACTGGACAATGGAAAACTTTAGTGAAGTAGAAATCGCTAAAATCCAAGAAATCGTTGGTGATAAAAAAGTCTTGCTTGCACTTTCTGGCGGTGTTGATTCTTCCGTTGTTGGTGTGTTAATTCATAAAGCAATTGGCGACCAACTAACATGTATTTTCGTAGACCACGGCCTTCTTCGTAAAGGGGAAGCTGACCAAGTAATGGCGACGTTACAAGGCGAATTCAACATGAACATCATCAAAGTAGATGCGAAAAAACGTTTCATGGACAAACTAGCTGGCGTTTCTGACCCAGAACAAAAACGTAAAATCATCGGAAACGAATTCATTTACGTATTCGACGATGAAGCCAACAAACTAGATGGCGTAGAATTCCTTGCACAAGGAACACTTTACACAGACATCATCGAAAGTGGTACAGCAACTGCCCAAACAATCAAGTCGCACCACAATGTCGGCGGTTTACCAGAAGATATGCAATTTAAACTAATCGAACCATTAAATACACTCTTCAAAGATGAAGTTCGAGCACTAGGAACTGAACTTGGCATGCCTGACGCAATCGTTTGGCGCCAACCATTCCCAGGCCCAGGCCTAGGAATCCGCGTCCTTGGCGAAATCACGGAAGAAAAATTAGAGATTGTCCGCGATTCTGATTACATCCTGCGCGAAGAAATCAAAAAAGCCGGCCTAGAACGCGAAATCTGGCAATATTTCACAGCACTTCCAAACATCCGTAGCGTTGGTGTTATGGGTGATGGCAGAACGTATGACCATACTGTGGTTGTTCGTGCGGTGACGAGTATTGACGGTATGACAGCTGATTGGGCACGTATTCCTTGGGATGTACTGGAGAAGATTTCAGTGCGGATTGTGAATGAAGTGGATCATGTGAATCGTGTTGTTTATGATATTACGAGTAAGCCACCAGCTACGGTTGAGTGGGAATAA
- a CDS encoding GNAT family N-acetyltransferase: MTIAIQTITTFEKGSILDEVAFIVCSGFKSKFTNALFSETEVYDVVYAFCYYIYTEKGENLLIATSDAKVCGCLFLTNKNDSHRHFYQSVSRFLPFSKRLKLLFLLSLLSHKPTTDERYIDFITVSSDFRGQGIGKKLISYCKETFHTERLTLYVAKNNTHAYQLYQNLGFQVVEKENSTFMGVLTGIKEWYKMEWIK; encoded by the coding sequence ATGACGATAGCTATTCAAACCATCACCACATTCGAGAAAGGAAGTATCCTTGACGAAGTGGCATTTATCGTTTGTTCGGGTTTCAAATCTAAATTTACAAATGCGCTATTTTCTGAAACGGAAGTATATGATGTGGTTTATGCCTTTTGCTACTATATTTATACTGAAAAAGGTGAAAACTTACTGATTGCAACATCTGATGCGAAAGTTTGTGGTTGCCTATTTTTAACAAATAAGAACGATTCACACCGTCATTTCTATCAATCCGTAAGTAGATTTTTGCCCTTTTCAAAGCGACTTAAATTGTTATTTTTACTCAGCCTACTGTCACACAAACCAACTACAGATGAGCGATACATCGATTTTATAACCGTTTCATCAGATTTTCGTGGCCAAGGTATTGGGAAAAAGCTCATTTCCTATTGTAAGGAAACTTTTCATACTGAGCGACTCACTTTATATGTTGCAAAGAATAATACTCACGCATATCAGCTTTACCAAAATTTAGGATTTCAAGTGGTGGAAAAAGAAAATAGTACATTCATGGGTGTACTAACGGGAATCAAAGAATGGTATAAAATGGAGTGGATAAAATGA
- a CDS encoding MerR family transcriptional regulator has translation MRILSTGEIAQLFQISKYKIRHYIDEGILVPKRNPENGYYYFEETDIYRLYQIILFRKIGFSIQEIKESLLGEKVTPMLEQAEQNLQQKIEELVDIQKTIQKIIHSQKEITLNEITFVNKAARYFKKVPAQMLDNNAINYSQAAKHNLPNLEEPFYIFSESDNGVICLKSTKEISDYTFPDGEYACKTFIAENEATIETQIKLFLDELKNPAKSMIVYENIYPSLIFPDAMVYTMEVLL, from the coding sequence ATGCGAATTCTTTCCACCGGCGAAATCGCGCAACTTTTTCAAATATCTAAATATAAAATCCGTCACTATATCGATGAAGGTATCCTAGTTCCTAAAAGAAATCCTGAAAATGGCTATTATTATTTTGAAGAAACCGACATTTACCGTTTATATCAAATTATTCTTTTTAGAAAAATTGGCTTTTCTATTCAAGAAATCAAAGAAAGTTTGCTTGGTGAAAAAGTGACTCCTATGTTAGAACAGGCTGAACAAAATTTGCAACAAAAAATAGAAGAGTTAGTAGACATTCAAAAAACGATTCAAAAAATCATTCATTCGCAAAAAGAAATTACTTTAAATGAAATTACTTTTGTAAATAAAGCCGCTCGGTATTTCAAAAAAGTTCCTGCCCAAATGCTCGATAATAACGCTATCAACTATTCCCAAGCCGCAAAACATAATCTGCCGAATTTAGAAGAACCATTTTATATTTTTTCTGAATCTGATAATGGCGTCATCTGTCTTAAAAGCACTAAAGAAATAAGCGATTATACTTTTCCGGATGGCGAATATGCTTGCAAAACTTTTATTGCCGAAAATGAAGCAACTATTGAGACGCAAATCAAACTTTTTTTAGACGAACTAAAAAATCCTGCTAAAAGTATGATTGTTTACGAAAACATCTACCCTTCACTTATCTTTCCAGATGCAATGGTTTACACGATGGAAGTGCTATTATGA
- a CDS encoding putative quinol monooxygenase, with protein sequence MNVGYGLLTAFYTHPGEKDNLVKILLEAAEGLDDYNTCIQYIVSESETEPNTVFVSELWVDKGHHKASLDNPAVKEVIERAKPLIKEVKRIQELDILGGKGI encoded by the coding sequence ATGAATGTTGGTTATGGTTTATTAACTGCATTTTATACACATCCAGGAGAAAAAGACAATTTAGTTAAAATTTTGCTTGAAGCGGCAGAGGGGCTAGACGATTACAACACATGTATTCAGTATATTGTGAGTGAATCTGAAACAGAGCCAAACACTGTATTTGTTTCTGAACTATGGGTCGACAAAGGGCATCATAAAGCATCTCTTGATAACCCAGCTGTAAAAGAAGTAATTGAACGTGCTAAACCTCTGATAAAAGAAGTTAAACGAATACAAGAATTAGACATACTCGGCGGAAAAGGCATATAG
- a CDS encoding immunity 53 family protein: MDILSWVENWYKEQCDGVWEHDYGITIGTLDNPGWYVRINLNGTSLLNKNFENIDLMVDDKNWIKCIKENEEFKGFGDSHKLITILGYFKEFVLSE, translated from the coding sequence TTGGATATTTTATCGTGGGTAGAAAATTGGTATAAAGAACAGTGCGACGGAGTTTGGGAGCATGATTATGGTATAACTATCGGGACTCTTGATAACCCTGGGTGGTATGTCCGAATTAATCTTAATGGGACCAGTCTATTAAATAAAAACTTTGAAAATATTGATTTGATGGTTGATGACAAAAATTGGATAAAATGTATAAAGGAAAACGAAGAATTCAAAGGATTTGGAGATTCGCATAAGTTAATAACAATTCTTGGTTATTTTAAAGAATTTGTTCTAAGTGAATGA
- a CDS encoding DUF1214 domain-containing protein, whose amino-acid sequence MTAVAGENKKYLNGVKNYRIHFDNKTIPPVNEFWSLSMYGIDHNFVDNPINKYAIRRPYSKY is encoded by the coding sequence ATGACGGCTGTGGCTGGAGAAAATAAGAAATATTTAAATGGTGTGAAAAATTATCGGATTCATTTTGATAATAAAACAATACCACCAGTTAATGAGTTTTGGTCACTTAGTATGTATGGAATTGACCATAATTTCGTTGACAACCCAATTAATAAATATGCAATTAGAAGACCGTACTCCAAATATTAA
- a CDS encoding ABC transporter ATP-binding protein/permease, translating to MIDKRLFQLVEKKSLILLILFRVLGLGLIIGLWLVFAQQLTNYLEGQIVDWLCLAGTVLVVLVGKMVLTKLAEKQIYQASAELRLSMRRAVMEKAFRLGNNAGQLPASKLTQLSVDGIEQLEIYYSRFLPQLFYCLIASLMIFGSLVGFAWQPATVLLICMPMIPIVIMAVMKIAKRILSGYWSDYTNLGTKFHENLNGLSILKAYDQDKYKQEEIVSDAERFRKATMSLLSMQLNSITIMDIISYSGAALGIGISLIMFTNGNISLTGMMMFLLLSAEFFIPMRQLGSLFHVAMNGISACSRLFAYIELPEQVWGSKKIDKPLEKITAQNITFTYEKGKAEALQGISANFSKGSFSALVGKSGSGKSTFARVLLNQLPNYQGNIVWNDVSLANLDGDTIRKQGILVDNHGYLYANSIQENLLIASPEASQADLWHVLEQVSLAEFVRKLPKQLEESLEENGSNLSGGQRQRLLLARALLQKAELYIFDEITSGVDLESEKIILGVLQELAKEKIVLFISHRLYNVLDADQVLVFEAGKLVEVASPEHLQQSSNYFKNYFLEEEALLKGGA from the coding sequence ATGATTGATAAGCGTTTGTTTCAACTGGTTGAAAAGAAATCTTTAATTTTATTAATTCTTTTTCGTGTGCTTGGTTTAGGGCTGATTATTGGTCTTTGGCTTGTTTTTGCTCAACAGTTAACGAACTATTTAGAAGGTCAAATTGTCGATTGGTTATGCCTTGCTGGGACGGTTTTAGTTGTTTTAGTTGGAAAAATGGTACTCACAAAATTAGCGGAGAAACAAATTTATCAAGCTTCGGCGGAATTACGTTTATCAATGCGACGGGCTGTAATGGAAAAAGCTTTTCGATTAGGTAATAACGCGGGGCAGTTACCGGCATCTAAGTTAACACAACTCTCTGTAGATGGAATTGAACAATTAGAAATTTATTATTCGCGTTTTTTACCGCAATTATTTTATTGTCTTATCGCTTCTTTGATGATTTTTGGAAGTTTAGTTGGATTTGCGTGGCAACCAGCAACGGTGTTATTAATTTGTATGCCAATGATTCCAATTGTTATTATGGCAGTGATGAAAATTGCTAAACGAATTTTAAGCGGTTACTGGTCTGATTATACGAATTTAGGTACCAAATTTCATGAAAACTTAAATGGTTTGAGTATTTTAAAAGCGTATGATCAAGATAAATATAAACAAGAGGAAATTGTTTCAGATGCGGAACGTTTTCGTAAAGCTACAATGAGTTTATTATCCATGCAGCTAAATTCCATTACGATTATGGATATTATTTCTTATAGTGGAGCGGCACTGGGTATTGGTATTTCACTGATTATGTTTACAAATGGCAATATTAGTTTAACTGGAATGATGATGTTCTTATTGCTAAGTGCCGAATTCTTTATTCCGATGCGCCAATTAGGCTCTTTATTTCATGTGGCAATGAATGGAATTAGTGCATGTAGTAGACTATTTGCATATATAGAATTACCGGAGCAAGTTTGGGGTTCAAAAAAAATAGATAAACCATTAGAAAAAATAACCGCTCAAAATATAACATTTACATATGAAAAAGGAAAAGCAGAAGCACTTCAAGGAATATCAGCTAATTTCAGTAAAGGGAGCTTTTCTGCACTTGTTGGAAAGTCTGGCTCAGGTAAAAGTACTTTTGCACGGGTATTATTAAATCAATTACCAAACTATCAGGGCAACATTGTTTGGAATGACGTATCGCTAGCGAATTTAGATGGAGATACTATTCGTAAACAAGGTATTTTAGTTGATAATCATGGATATCTCTATGCAAATAGTATTCAGGAAAATTTATTAATTGCAAGTCCAGAAGCTAGTCAGGCTGATTTATGGCATGTTTTGGAACAAGTTAGTTTGGCTGAATTTGTGCGAAAGTTACCTAAACAATTAGAGGAGTCATTAGAAGAAAATGGCAGTAACTTGTCTGGTGGGCAAAGACAACGCTTGCTTCTAGCGAGGGCTTTACTTCAAAAAGCGGAACTTTATATTTTTGATGAAATTACTTCTGGTGTGGATTTAGAAAGTGAAAAAATTATCCTTGGAGTGTTACAAGAGTTAGCTAAAGAGAAAATCGTGCTGTTTATTTCACATCGTTTGTATAATGTTTTAGACGCAGATCAGGTGTTAGTTTTTGAAGCTGGCAAACTAGTAGAAGTCGCGAGTCCAGAACATTTACAACAATCATCTAATTACTTCAAAAATTACTTTTTAGAAGAAGAAGCATTGTTGAAAGGAGGGGCTTAA
- a CDS encoding DUF1214 domain-containing protein: MQLEDRTPNIKKNEDGSFDIYIQHESPGAEREDNWLTLP, translated from the coding sequence ATGCAATTAGAAGACCGTACTCCAAATATTAAAAAGAACGAAGATGGTTCTTTTGACATTTATATTCAACATGAATCTCCTGGTGCGGAGAGAGAAGATAACTGGTTAACCTTGCCCTGA